One Acidiferrobacter thiooxydans DNA window includes the following coding sequences:
- a CDS encoding glucan biosynthesis protein encodes MGRIRGTGWGWAIMAAVVLAGGALTTAYAFDYADVVGKAQQLAARPFKPQPRIAQLAGLTYDEYRSIHFRPTATLWPRRHLHLQFFAPGYRFVRTVSISVLAAGHVHRLRFRRSLFHIPPGLYPHRLPRSVGYAGFRVLSNSYHPDRSPVAPNSQVIVFLGASYFRAKGSHEQFGLSARALALDTIAPRPEEFPHFIAFWIRRPARRAHALTVFALLNSPSATGAFRFRIRPGRAVHVRVRATFFFRRRVYELGIAPLSSMYMYDLCDRRPWAYPRPAIHDSEGFLLASRHAVRWRQLANPARVHQFVFPVRHLRGFGLIQRDRDFFDYESVSMRYQGRPSVWIRPRGAWGPGAATLVEIPTPNETNDNIAAFWQPAHPPSPGHAYRLRYTLIWNGSGPRESRAQVVRTRASERCVGRPVRFAIDFQGTRLGRLIAARRLAARLRTTAPGTPISHVRLRAVAHDRVRLSFTVAAHRPRALRIRAVLIAGGRPVSEVWDYVVAREEPPMQVLRRTQGGA; translated from the coding sequence GTGGGGCGGATACGGGGCACAGGGTGGGGGTGGGCGATCATGGCGGCCGTGGTGCTTGCCGGCGGCGCACTCACCACGGCGTACGCCTTCGATTACGCTGATGTGGTCGGCAAGGCCCAGCAACTGGCGGCGCGTCCCTTCAAGCCGCAGCCGCGCATCGCGCAGCTGGCGGGCCTCACCTACGACGAGTATCGTAGTATCCATTTCCGGCCGACCGCCACCTTGTGGCCGCGACGGCATCTGCATCTCCAGTTCTTCGCCCCCGGCTACCGCTTCGTGCGCACGGTATCGATCTCGGTGCTGGCCGCCGGGCATGTCCACAGGCTGCGGTTCCGGCGCTCCTTGTTTCATATCCCCCCCGGTCTCTATCCTCACCGGCTGCCGCGAAGCGTCGGCTATGCGGGCTTTCGTGTGCTCTCCAACAGTTATCATCCCGACCGGTCGCCGGTGGCGCCCAACAGTCAGGTGATCGTGTTCCTCGGGGCGAGTTATTTCCGTGCCAAGGGGTCGCATGAGCAGTTTGGGCTGTCGGCGCGTGCCCTGGCCCTCGATACCATCGCCCCGCGCCCCGAGGAGTTTCCGCACTTCATCGCATTCTGGATTCGGCGTCCGGCGCGTCGCGCGCATGCCCTCACGGTATTTGCGCTCCTGAATAGTCCCAGCGCCACCGGGGCCTTCCGATTTCGCATCCGCCCCGGGCGTGCCGTGCATGTCCGGGTGCGTGCGACATTCTTTTTTCGCAGGCGCGTGTATGAGCTTGGCATTGCACCGCTCTCCAGCATGTATATGTATGACCTGTGCGACCGGCGCCCGTGGGCCTATCCGCGTCCCGCGATCCATGATTCCGAGGGATTTCTGCTCGCCAGCCGGCACGCGGTGCGCTGGCGACAGCTCGCCAACCCTGCGCGCGTACATCAGTTCGTGTTCCCGGTCCGCCATCTGCGCGGCTTCGGTCTCATTCAGCGGGACCGGGACTTTTTTGACTACGAGTCGGTATCGATGCGTTATCAAGGGCGGCCCAGTGTCTGGATACGGCCGCGTGGCGCATGGGGGCCGGGTGCGGCGACCCTGGTCGAGATCCCGACCCCCAACGAGACCAACGACAACATCGCCGCCTTCTGGCAGCCGGCGCACCCGCCATCCCCTGGGCACGCCTATCGCCTGCGCTATACCCTGATCTGGAACGGATCGGGACCACGGGAGTCGCGGGCGCAGGTCGTGCGCACCCGCGCGAGCGAGCGTTGTGTGGGGCGCCCGGTGCGCTTTGCCATCGACTTTCAAGGGACGCGGCTCGGCCGGCTGATCGCGGCCAGGCGCCTTGCCGCGCGCCTGCGGACCACGGCCCCGGGCACGCCGATCTCGCATGTGCGTTTGCGCGCGGTGGCCCACGATCGCGTGCGCCTGAGCTTTACGGTGGCTGCGCACCGTCCGCGCGCGCTACGGATCCGCGCCGTGCTCATCGCCGGCGGCCGGCCGGTGAGCGAGGTCTGGGATTATGTGGTGGCGCGCGAGGAGCCACCGATGCAAGTGCTGCGGCGCACGCAGGGTGGGGCATGA
- a CDS encoding glucan biosynthesis protein: MTGAGRPPRWASWMALAATLVPWPTWGRGYEADSRGAAPVACAFSRIVPLSWPSPARRASARPWARLAGRRGSWVWCGGDGRRGLSVTLPGGRSRRCAGVRVTVPGGGGRRVTWLAIGHGSFWARPLGMSRGVSVRALGARGIFRRVTLAVHKGQLVAVASVSAPGAQARYHLTVSGRQTVHMTVIERASYLGAAVARRDRPALAGFYDFGVGTAMSAMAIDPARHDADGLWLSDARGPSWAPLRNPRHPWRQTYGPRVRAFGLLQRDRTRHYYGVHAARQQDAPDVIVHWPGLGTRVVLRERPTAGRMAPNVRVMFGPWAADRETLRYRLTWTRIQRRAGDRAIVVSTRLGGNVRTGARMYVIDYAGGAIARRLPVHAVAGKVQVHPDTFVTQDSVRYNPYTHGYRQVLQVLPMAGRNIHVRAWLSVYGQRLSETWRYTLFAPRIAH, from the coding sequence ATGACCGGGGCCGGCAGGCCACCCCGGTGGGCCTCCTGGATGGCGTTGGCGGCAACGCTCGTGCCTTGGCCGACCTGGGGGAGGGGGTATGAGGCCGATAGCCGTGGCGCGGCCCCGGTGGCGTGCGCCTTTTCGCGCATCGTGCCGCTCTCGTGGCCATCCCCGGCGCGCCGTGCGTCCGCGCGCCCCTGGGCGCGGCTTGCCGGGCGGCGCGGGTCCTGGGTGTGGTGCGGGGGCGACGGCCGCCGGGGCCTGTCCGTGACCCTACCCGGAGGGCGATCGCGACGCTGCGCGGGCGTGCGCGTCACGGTGCCCGGGGGTGGCGGCCGGCGCGTGACCTGGTTGGCCATCGGCCACGGCTCGTTCTGGGCGCGGCCGCTCGGGATGTCACGAGGGGTATCGGTACGCGCCCTCGGCGCCCGGGGGATATTTCGACGCGTGACCCTGGCTGTGCATAAGGGGCAGCTGGTGGCCGTGGCGAGTGTCAGCGCCCCAGGCGCCCAGGCGCGCTATCATCTGACCGTGTCTGGTCGCCAGACGGTGCACATGACAGTGATCGAGAGAGCCTCCTATCTGGGTGCGGCCGTGGCCCGACGGGATCGGCCGGCGCTCGCGGGATTTTATGACTTTGGGGTGGGCACGGCGATGTCGGCCATGGCCATCGACCCGGCACGCCATGATGCCGATGGCCTGTGGCTCAGCGATGCCCGCGGCCCCTCATGGGCGCCGCTGCGTAATCCCCGTCACCCCTGGCGGCAGACCTATGGCCCGAGGGTGCGCGCCTTTGGTCTCCTGCAGCGCGATCGTACGCGGCACTATTATGGCGTGCATGCCGCGCGCCAACAGGATGCCCCGGATGTCATCGTGCATTGGCCCGGGCTGGGGACGCGGGTGGTGTTGCGCGAGCGGCCGACGGCGGGACGCATGGCACCCAATGTGCGGGTGATGTTCGGGCCGTGGGCGGCGGATCGCGAGACGCTGCGCTATCGTCTCACGTGGACGCGTATCCAAAGGCGTGCTGGAGATCGCGCAATCGTGGTGTCCACGCGTCTGGGCGGCAATGTCCGCACCGGGGCGCGCATGTACGTCATCGACTATGCGGGAGGGGCTATCGCCCGACGGCTCCCGGTCCATGCCGTCGCCGGAAAGGTGCAGGTCCATCCCGACACCTTCGTCACCCAGGATAGCGTGCGCTACAACCCCTATACGCACGGCTACCGCCAGGTCTTGCAGGTCCTGCCAATGGCTGGGCGCAATATCCATGTGCGCGCTTGGCTGAGCGTTTACGGTCAGCGCCTCTCGGAGACCTGGCGCTATACACTCTTCGCCCCGCGCATTGCCCACTAG
- the tnpB gene encoding IS66 family insertion sequence element accessory protein TnpB (TnpB, as the term is used for proteins encoded by IS66 family insertion elements, is considered an accessory protein, since TnpC, encoded by a neighboring gene, is a DDE family transposase.): MIAITPHMRVLVAVESVDFRVGIDGLAQRCRAVLQEDPFQGTVFVFRSRSHTAIKLLIYDKWYAPSNVEWPVGRA; encoded by the coding sequence ATGATCGCCATTACCCCGCACATGCGGGTGCTGGTGGCGGTGGAATCGGTGGACTTTCGGGTCGGTATCGACGGGCTGGCGCAACGCTGTCGGGCGGTCCTGCAAGAGGATCCCTTCCAGGGGACGGTGTTCGTGTTCCGCAGCCGCTCGCATACGGCCATCAAACTCCTTATTTACGATAAATGGTACGCACCGAGTAATGTGGAGTGGCCAGTCGGTCGCGCTTAA
- a CDS encoding tyrosine-type recombinase/integrase produces the protein MGKGRKTRICPLWPQTAQVIKEFVTKNELNLHSAAPVFCNHRGERLTRFGIRYVFGKYCRPAAVNCPSLGVKRLHPHSARHSCAIYLLKSGVGLADISKWLGHASSDTTNRYATIDLDMKRQALAKAAAPHSPLGRPTQWHKNTSVLEWLESL, from the coding sequence GTGGGCAAGGGGCGCAAGACGCGCATCTGCCCTCTATGGCCGCAGACGGCGCAAGTCATAAAGGAGTTTGTCACCAAGAACGAACTGAACTTGCACTCGGCTGCGCCAGTGTTCTGTAATCATCGCGGCGAGCGCCTCACGCGGTTCGGGATTCGCTATGTTTTCGGTAAATATTGCCGCCCTGCGGCGGTCAACTGCCCATCGTTGGGCGTCAAACGTCTTCACCCGCATTCAGCACGACACAGCTGCGCGATCTATTTGCTCAAGTCGGGTGTAGGGCTTGCCGACATCAGCAAGTGGTTAGGGCATGCCAGCAGTGACACGACAAACCGTTATGCGACGATCGATCTGGACATGAAGCGACAGGCCCTCGCCAAAGCGGCCGCGCCCCACAGTCCTCTGGGACGCCCGACTCAGTGGCACAAAAACACTTCAGTTCTTGAATGGCTCGAATCGCTGTAA
- a CDS encoding BrnT family toxin: MKVETTLYGVRFEWDAEKAAANLRKHGVSFEIAREAFFDPFVRVVEASGENERAMR; encoded by the coding sequence CGACTCTGTACGGCGTCCGCTTCGAGTGGGATGCGGAGAAAGCCGCCGCCAATCTGCGCAAGCACGGGGTGTCTTTCGAGATCGCGCGCGAGGCGTTCTTTGACCCGTTCGTGCGGGTGGTGGAGGCAAGCGGTGAAAATGAACGCGCGATGCGCTGA